The nucleotide window TAACCATACTGACAGCATTTATAGCAGCCCCAATCACATCGTTGAACCCTTTGCTTGCGGCAGGCTGGTTTGCAGGTCTGGCACAGGCGTATATACGGAGGCCAAACGTTAGAGACTTCGAAACCCTTTCAGAAGATGTTTTCAGTGTAAAAGGCTTCTGGAGAAACAAAGTCAGTCGTATTTTACTAATCGTTGTCCTTGCCAATCTCGGAAGTTCCATCGGGACTTTCATTGGCGGGGCCGATGTCATCAGGGTATTCATTGAAAATCTTTAGGAGCACTGAATAAGATATTAAATATGATTACACAACAGTAAATAACATGCCAATAAGCAGTTCATTTCCTTACAGAATTGAACTGTTTTTTTATACGAAGGTATTCAACTACCATGTAAAAAAGAAATTAGCCATCCAATCCTTATCAAGGAGATCATGGAAAAAGGAATGAGTGTAATATTAGCGAATTAATATTATATAAATCTTATATCTAAAATAAGTTGGTGAATTATGAAGGTAATTGAAAGAATACAAGAATATATAGATAACCAGTACAAAACACCAAAAGGAATAATTGGTACCGTGATCGGTGAAAAGATGGTAAAGCAGCATAAGCCAGAAACATTATGGACCATCCAATTATTAAATATTCAACAGAGTGAGAGTGTGCTGGAACTTGGATGCGGTTCCGGTTATGCAATGAAACTTCTTCTTGAGCAAGATAAAGCAAATTCAGTAATTGGACTGGACCTTTCTCCAACTGTGATTCGGTCAGCTAAGCTGCGAAATAAAAAAGCATTTTTGGAAGAAAAAGCGGATTTTGTACAAGGAAATGTAAAGAGTTTGCCTTTTGAAGTTGAACAATTCGACAAAGTGTTCAGTATTCACACAATTTATTTTTGGGATGAATTATCTTTTACAGTATCGGAAATATATAGGGTTTTAAAGCCTGGTGGCGGTCTCGTACTGACCCTTTGTGATGGCAAAAATGATGTTATATGGGATGGAGTAAGAGAAATGATAGAAGAACAATTAATCCCGATTATGAAGAACCAGGGCTTTTCAGAGGTGGAAGTAGTAAAAGGACCAAATTCAAGACAATATCATACAATTGCAGTTTTGGGTAAAAAGTAATTCAACGATTCTCAACCAGATCCTTAGGCCATTGAACTATTATAAGGAAAAAACGAAAAAAAATCATCCTTGTTTACAGGATGATAAAAAGCAGAAAGTTCAGTTCAAAAAAACCTTATTTTGACTTACGCGTTGCATTCTTCTTGTATTCAGCCTGGCGTTTTGCATCCTTCTTAAATTCTTCCATTGCCTTGCTGTAAAGTAAGCTCATTTTCCACACCTCCTTTTTGCCTGTCATTCTTATTAGCTTTGTTCCCTGTGATATGGGAATTAAAACATGAAAATTTAGTTGGTAAAAAAGCGAAAAAGGCGCTCGAAAATGAGCGCCTTTTTGCTATCCCTGAATTAATCTTTGTAAATGTCCCTATTTTATTCTTTCAGTCTGAAACCCCTCTGATCACTTTATCGTA belongs to Mesobacillus sp. AQ2 and includes:
- a CDS encoding class I SAM-dependent methyltransferase; amino-acid sequence: MKVIERIQEYIDNQYKTPKGIIGTVIGEKMVKQHKPETLWTIQLLNIQQSESVLELGCGSGYAMKLLLEQDKANSVIGLDLSPTVIRSAKLRNKKAFLEEKADFVQGNVKSLPFEVEQFDKVFSIHTIYFWDELSFTVSEIYRVLKPGGGLVLTLCDGKNDVIWDGVREMIEEQLIPIMKNQGFSEVEVVKGPNSRQYHTIAVLGKK